From Candidatus Pedobacter colombiensis, one genomic window encodes:
- a CDS encoding ABC transporter permease has protein sequence MIIFRLIGESFRFAADALRQNKLRTMLSLLGITIGIFAIIFVFTATDTFRSKLQESIDKLGSKTIFVQKWPWGGFGDYPWWKYVNRPEPSLRDYTALKERLEHAEGVSYEIYADSRTVKYRSNSVEGAGLKAASQDFNKTWTIDFQEGRYFTENEGKSGSPVIILGADIADGLFNGEPAIGKKILVMGRRMTVVGVFKKEGEDMLGMSQDKNILIPLNFAKGLFDVESGRYDPTITVRGKEHIAVEEIESEIKGAMRAIHKIKPGAEDDFALNKSTIASNQLDQMFGIVNLAGWVIGGFSILVGGFGIANIMFVSVKERTNIIGIQKSLGAKNYFILLQFLFEAVALCLLGGGLGILLVYIVTLITGAMGFTMILFLNNILLGVGVSFAIGTISGFWPAYSASRLDPVEAIRS, from the coding sequence ATGATTATTTTCAGACTAATAGGAGAAAGTTTTAGGTTCGCAGCAGATGCGTTGCGCCAAAACAAACTGAGGACCATGCTTTCCTTACTGGGGATTACCATTGGTATTTTCGCTATCATTTTCGTTTTTACCGCAACTGATACTTTTAGAAGTAAACTTCAGGAGAGCATCGATAAATTGGGTTCTAAAACCATTTTTGTACAGAAGTGGCCTTGGGGAGGTTTTGGAGATTATCCATGGTGGAAATATGTAAACAGACCAGAGCCGTCTTTAAGAGATTATACTGCATTGAAAGAACGTTTGGAACATGCAGAAGGGGTTTCTTATGAAATTTATGCAGACAGCAGGACGGTGAAGTACCGGAGTAATTCGGTTGAAGGTGCAGGGCTTAAAGCAGCTTCACAGGATTTTAATAAAACATGGACAATTGATTTTCAGGAAGGCCGGTATTTTACCGAGAATGAGGGGAAATCGGGCTCGCCGGTGATCATTTTGGGAGCTGATATTGCCGATGGCTTATTTAATGGTGAACCTGCTATAGGAAAAAAGATATTGGTAATGGGACGCCGCATGACTGTTGTGGGGGTCTTTAAAAAGGAAGGGGAAGATATGCTGGGCATGTCTCAGGATAAGAACATCCTGATTCCTTTAAATTTTGCTAAGGGATTGTTTGATGTGGAAAGTGGAAGATATGATCCAACAATTACAGTAAGAGGAAAAGAGCACATTGCTGTTGAAGAAATAGAAAGCGAAATAAAAGGAGCTATGCGTGCGATACATAAAATCAAACCAGGAGCAGAGGATGATTTTGCCTTGAATAAGAGTACAATTGCATCTAATCAGCTAGATCAGATGTTTGGGATAGTAAACCTTGCCGGCTGGGTTATTGGGGGCTTCTCTATTCTCGTTGGTGGCTTTGGAATTGCCAATATTATGTTTGTATCTGTAAAAGAACGTACCAATATTATTGGTATTCAAAAATCGCTTGGCGCCAAGAACTATTTTATATTGTTGCAGTTTTTGTTTGAGGCTGTAGCGCTTTGTTTGCTCGGAGGCGGATTGGGTATTTTATTGGTGTACATCGTTACTTTAATCACGGGTGCTATGGGATTTACGATGATCTTGTTCTTGAATAATATTTTGTTGGGAGTAGGGGTTTCATTTGCTATTGGAACGATATCGGGATTCTGGCCGGCTTATTCGGCGTCGAGGTTGGATCCTGTAGAAGCGATTCGCTCGTAA
- a CDS encoding pyridoxal phosphate-dependent aminotransferase, which produces MTFLSKRINNLSESQTIKMAKLGRELSAKGIDVINLSFGEPDFFTPDDVKVAAKKAIDENYSYYTPVSGYPELRKAVVDKLLKENGLTYTFDQIVLSTGAKQSLANAVMCLIDPGDEVIVPTPYWVSYSEMIKLAEGETVFINATVENNFKITGAQLEAAITPKTKLFMFSSPCNPTGSVYSKEELADLVAVFEKHPNIYIISDEIYEHINFVGKHASIAEFDSIKDRVILINGFSKSYAMTGWRVGYMAANKEIANACDKLQGQITSGTSSIAQRAALGAYLGGLESVNTMVGEFRKRRDIVYALLKEIPGIKVNLPDGAFYFFPEVKAYFGKKNGETVIKTAEDLSLYLLNEAHVSTVTGEAFGNEDCIRISYAASEEQLRKAVSRIKDALAKLS; this is translated from the coding sequence ATGACATTTTTATCAAAAAGAATCAACAACCTATCTGAGTCACAAACCATTAAAATGGCGAAGTTAGGGAGAGAGCTATCTGCAAAAGGGATAGACGTTATCAACTTAAGCTTTGGTGAGCCTGACTTTTTTACACCTGACGATGTAAAGGTGGCAGCCAAGAAAGCAATTGACGAAAACTACTCTTACTACACCCCCGTTTCAGGTTACCCTGAATTGCGTAAGGCTGTTGTTGACAAGCTTTTAAAGGAAAATGGATTAACTTATACTTTCGACCAGATTGTACTTTCTACAGGCGCTAAACAATCATTAGCCAATGCAGTAATGTGTCTGATTGATCCCGGAGATGAAGTTATTGTTCCTACCCCTTACTGGGTATCCTATTCAGAAATGATTAAACTTGCTGAAGGTGAAACTGTTTTTATCAATGCAACTGTTGAAAACAACTTTAAAATAACAGGAGCACAACTAGAAGCTGCCATTACCCCTAAAACTAAATTATTCATGTTCTCTTCACCATGTAACCCTACAGGATCGGTTTACAGTAAAGAAGAGCTTGCTGATCTGGTTGCAGTATTTGAAAAGCATCCAAACATCTATATCATCTCTGATGAGATTTATGAGCACATCAACTTCGTTGGAAAACATGCTTCTATAGCCGAATTTGATTCTATAAAAGATAGGGTAATCCTTATCAATGGTTTCTCTAAGTCTTATGCTATGACAGGCTGGAGAGTTGGGTATATGGCTGCAAACAAAGAAATTGCGAACGCCTGCGATAAATTACAAGGACAAATCACTTCAGGAACTTCTTCAATTGCACAGCGTGCAGCTTTAGGAGCGTACCTGGGCGGTTTAGAATCTGTAAACACAATGGTTGGTGAATTCAGAAAACGTAGAGATATCGTTTATGCTTTACTTAAGGAAATCCCTGGTATCAAAGTAAACCTTCCGGACGGAGCCTTTTATTTCTTCCCTGAAGTAAAAGCTTATTTCGGTAAAAAGAATGGCGAAACGGTTATCAAAACCGCAGAAGACCTTTCTTTATATCTTTTAAATGAAGCACACGTATCTACTGTTACCGGTGAAGCTTTCGGAAATGAAGATTGTATCCGTATCTCGTACGCTGCCTCAGAAGAGCAATTAAGAAAGGCCGTTAGCAGAATTAAAGATGCCTTAGCTAAATTAAGCTAA
- a CDS encoding cation diffusion facilitator family transporter encodes MAAKLSNLQPKKKAILIALCVSIVLMLAKFVAYFITHSNAILTDAAESIVNVLASSFAFYSIYLATLPKDENHPYGHGKVEFFSAFIEGVLIAIAGLIIVFKSGYDLIYPRPIVQLFEGASIIGVTGVVNLIAGYYLINTGKTHKSITLEADGKHLLTDAITSAGLVVGIILIQLTEIFWLDSVISIVLGLYILYNGYKLTRRSVGGLMDESNVDLVENIIDILQKNRKDPWIDVHNLRAQQYGADLHIDCHITLPYYFDLNRVHKEVSEIDKTINGNADRKTELFIHTDPCLPACCNYCHMKECPVRQEAFRGEIKWTLENATKNQKHFNQ; translated from the coding sequence TTGGCTGCTAAACTCAGCAATTTGCAACCTAAAAAGAAAGCCATATTAATTGCGTTATGCGTAAGCATAGTGCTAATGCTGGCTAAATTTGTCGCCTATTTTATTACACATTCGAATGCTATACTTACTGATGCTGCAGAAAGCATTGTAAATGTACTGGCAAGTAGCTTTGCATTTTACAGTATTTACCTTGCCACTTTGCCGAAGGACGAGAATCATCCATATGGTCATGGAAAGGTGGAGTTCTTTTCAGCATTTATTGAGGGCGTTCTTATTGCCATTGCAGGACTTATTATTGTCTTTAAATCGGGGTATGATTTGATCTATCCTAGACCAATTGTGCAGCTTTTTGAAGGGGCCAGCATTATTGGGGTAACAGGTGTTGTTAATCTTATTGCAGGGTATTACTTAATTAATACCGGAAAGACTCACAAATCTATTACCCTTGAAGCAGATGGAAAACACTTGTTAACTGATGCGATTACCAGCGCGGGATTGGTTGTAGGGATTATTTTGATTCAGCTGACGGAAATTTTCTGGCTGGATAGTGTGATTTCAATTGTTTTGGGCTTATATATCTTATATAATGGCTATAAATTAACCAGGCGTTCAGTAGGTGGCTTAATGGACGAAAGTAATGTTGATTTGGTAGAGAATATCATAGATATACTTCAAAAAAACAGAAAAGATCCCTGGATAGATGTACATAATTTAAGAGCACAACAATATGGAGCTGATTTGCATATCGATTGCCACATTACCTTGCCTTATTATTTTGATTTAAACAGGGTTCATAAGGAGGTATCTGAAATAGATAAAACGATAAATGGTAATGCGGATCGTAAAACTGAGCTTTTTATCCATACTGATCCATGTTTGCCGGCTTGCTGTAATTACTGTCACATGAAAGAATGTCCCGTAAGGCAGGAGGCTTTCAGAGGAGAGATCAAGTGGACTTTAGAAAATGCGACTAAGAATCAAAAACATTTTAACCAATAA
- a CDS encoding NUDIX domain-containing protein — translation MSYFNVRVYGVLININNEVLISDEQSGGRIFSKFPGGGLELGEGLTDALKREFMEECNAEIEVLGHLYTTDFYEQSSFNDSQILSIYYFVKAVHPLVLNFKTESFDFDEGSLQSFRWIALDKLKTDDVTFKTDKTVVDLLLKQYDL, via the coding sequence ATGAGCTATTTTAATGTTAGGGTATATGGGGTATTGATCAATATCAACAATGAGGTGTTGATTAGTGATGAGCAGTCGGGCGGACGTATTTTTAGTAAATTCCCAGGTGGTGGTCTTGAGCTCGGCGAAGGTCTTACTGATGCGCTTAAAAGGGAGTTTATGGAAGAATGTAATGCTGAGATAGAGGTGTTAGGTCATCTTTATACGACTGATTTTTATGAGCAGTCTTCTTTTAACGACAGCCAGATTTTGAGTATTTATTATTTTGTTAAAGCAGTACATCCTTTAGTTCTGAATTTTAAAACTGAGTCATTTGATTTTGATGAGGGCTCTTTGCAATCCTTTAGGTGGATTGCATTGGATAAGCTAAAGACAGATGATGTGACTTTTAAAACGGATAAAACGGTAGTTGACTTATTATTGAAACAATACGATCTATGA
- the bioA gene encoding adenosylmethionine--8-amino-7-oxononanoate transaminase translates to MSLASRDAQVIWHPYTQMKNPLPHIPIVKGEGVYLFDETGKKYIDAVSSWWVNIHGHAHPYIAAKVAEQLNTLEHVIFAGFTHESAVQLAERILPLLPGNQSKVFYSDNGSTAVEVALKMCLQYWVNTGKQVRKKVIAFKEAYHGDTFGAMSVSGRSIFTDPFNQLLFDVEFIDLPNAENIAQLKSRINDLANEVACFIFEPMVLGASGMLMYEAEYLDQLLETCQKHGILTIADEVMTGFGRTGKYFSCEALQRKPDIFCLSKGLTGGTMPLGITTCNATVFNAFLSDDKLKTLYHGHSFTANPVACAASLASLDILLKPETLQNIQRVEAQHREFAESIKGHPKLKDIRQTGTILVMEWETGNDTSYLSGLRDKLYLYFLERGIVLRPLGNVLYILPPYVISNEDLAYIYQNILQALKDI, encoded by the coding sequence ATGAGTTTAGCATCACGTGATGCACAGGTGATCTGGCATCCATATACACAAATGAAGAATCCATTGCCCCACATTCCGATTGTAAAGGGAGAAGGCGTGTATCTATTTGATGAAACAGGGAAAAAGTACATTGATGCCGTTTCCAGCTGGTGGGTAAATATTCATGGTCATGCACATCCATACATTGCAGCTAAGGTTGCCGAACAGTTAAATACACTTGAACATGTGATATTTGCGGGTTTTACACATGAGTCTGCAGTGCAGCTTGCTGAACGCATATTGCCATTGCTCCCTGGAAATCAATCAAAAGTTTTTTACAGCGATAATGGCTCTACTGCGGTAGAGGTTGCCCTTAAAATGTGTTTACAATATTGGGTAAATACCGGTAAACAGGTTCGGAAAAAGGTTATTGCATTTAAAGAAGCTTATCATGGTGATACCTTTGGTGCCATGTCTGTTAGCGGGCGTAGCATATTTACTGATCCATTTAACCAGTTATTGTTTGATGTAGAGTTTATTGATCTGCCTAATGCCGAAAACATAGCGCAACTAAAGTCGAGGATCAATGACCTTGCTAATGAGGTAGCTTGTTTTATCTTCGAGCCAATGGTTCTTGGAGCCAGTGGAATGCTGATGTATGAGGCTGAATATCTTGATCAGTTGCTGGAGACCTGCCAGAAACATGGTATTTTAACCATTGCGGATGAGGTAATGACCGGTTTTGGTCGCACCGGGAAATATTTTTCTTGTGAAGCATTGCAGCGGAAACCAGATATTTTTTGTCTTTCCAAGGGGTTAACAGGAGGAACAATGCCATTGGGGATTACCACATGTAATGCAACTGTGTTTAATGCTTTTTTAAGTGATGATAAACTGAAAACTTTATATCATGGACATTCATTTACGGCAAACCCGGTCGCTTGTGCTGCTTCATTAGCTAGTCTTGATATTTTATTGAAACCGGAAACCTTACAGAACATTCAAAGAGTGGAAGCGCAACACAGGGAGTTTGCAGAAAGTATTAAAGGACATCCTAAGTTGAAAGACATCAGGCAGACTGGAACTATACTGGTTATGGAGTGGGAGACCGGCAACGATACCTCATATTTGAGTGGATTAAGAGATAAGTTGTACTTGTACTTTTTAGAACGCGGAATTGTATTACGGCCACTGGGCAATGTGTTATATATTTTGCCGCCTTATGTAATCAGTAATGAAGATCTGGCGTATATTTACCAAAATATTTTACAGGCACTAAAAGATATATAA